Proteins from a single region of Ailuropoda melanoleuca isolate Jingjing chromosome 15, ASM200744v2, whole genome shotgun sequence:
- the LOC117796473 gene encoding uncharacterized protein LOC117796473, with product MAPTRPVTSVRVGGSVSRERGTPARGERELRGPGPQEQRRVPPAAALCPPAALTCSAQLRARTEPLRPVSLAELPHARRAAARPGTLCRAGFHRRPQPPLPARPLPGDSVKRPPSLRTRPDSLHQGVAPTQSKRLHSGHSFGNLARHMSVCWGLTAGVPPPPECFHHRAHVICPTNSGSAADSMRSVEPNTVLELTTLRSTPKLRSIIT from the exons ATGGCACCAACCAGGCCGGTGACAAGCGTTCGAGTGGGAGGCTCCGTTTCCAGGGAGAGGGG GACCCCAGCGCGGGGCGAGCGCGAGCTGCGGGGTCCGGGGCCGCAGGAGCAGCGGCGAGTCCCCCCGGCGGCCGCGCTGTGCCCACCGGCCGCACTCACCTGCAGCGCCCAGCTCCGCGCCCGCACTGAGCCCCTGCGACCCGTGTCGCTCGCCGAGCTCCCGCACGCACGCCGCGCCGCCGCCCGCCCGGGGACGCTCTGCCGCGCGGGGTTCCACCGCCGCCCGCAACCGCCGCTCCCCGCTCGTCCCCTCCCTGGAGACAGTGTCAAGCGACCTCCCTCTTTGAGGACTCGTCCTGACTCACTCCACCAG GGTGTAGCTCCAACCCAGAGCAAGCGTCTCCATTCTGGCCATAGCTTTGGGAATCTAGCACGTCATATGTCTGTCTGCTGGGGTCTCACAGCTGGTGTCCCACCTCCGCCAGAGTGTTTCCATCACCGCGCTCACGTTATTTGCCCGACAAACTCGGGAAGTGCAG cagattccatgcgcagtgtggagcccaatacagtgcttgaactcacaacactgagatcaacaCCTAAGCTGAGAtcga TCATTACTTGA